A genome region from Chengkuizengella sp. SCS-71B includes the following:
- a CDS encoding SLC13 family permease has translation MSVEMLSTFIILIIATLFFISGKVRADIVAVGSLLLLFITGILTTNEILAGFSNSIVIMIASLFIVGAGIFNTGLAKQIGKQLLRLAGESQWKLFIIIIIVVGGFSGFLSNTGTVAVLLPVVLSICMEMKANPSQFLIPLAFASSLGGMMTLIGTPPNIVISEVLLEYNYEPLSFFDFTPLGLVALIVGGLFLLVTRNKLLPNRQTRRNAQSSLSSNELISFYELQNKLHYVRVTSTSNIVSQNLADIKLSEKYKITVVEIHRRINGRFIGLGQKQLSPYSNTILQENDCLLLFGDGQVVNQFISDYNLEHASKDNRILQEELVSKKFGLLEFFIPPHSKFQNKTIADLHFREKYHCNVVAINKKGKFIVSNIKDVKLNLGDALLVHGDWDDIELLASEKLDVISGADVSNEAKAAYGKGKAPIAATIMLFMLSMMILEIVPTVVAVMISAFLMIITGCIKSISEAYQQVNWEAVVLLAAMLPMATALEKTGGIKYISDGLLSTIGELGTYPLFIGFYLITMLLSQFISNTATAVIFAPIAITTGINIGVSPYPFLMAVAISASMAFATPVASPTNALVMTAGGYSFSDYVKVGVPLQLVLGIVMLIMIPLLFPF, from the coding sequence ATGTCAGTAGAAATGCTTTCCACCTTTATTATACTAATCATCGCTACCCTATTTTTTATAAGTGGTAAAGTAAGAGCGGATATCGTAGCGGTAGGATCACTATTGTTATTATTTATTACAGGCATCCTAACCACGAATGAAATTTTAGCAGGTTTCTCCAACTCTATTGTCATTATGATCGCTAGTTTATTTATTGTTGGAGCAGGAATATTTAATACAGGATTAGCCAAGCAAATTGGCAAACAGTTACTTAGATTAGCTGGAGAAAGCCAGTGGAAGCTTTTTATCATTATTATTATCGTTGTGGGTGGTTTTAGTGGATTTTTAAGTAATACAGGTACTGTTGCCGTTTTGTTGCCCGTTGTTTTAAGTATTTGTATGGAAATGAAAGCAAACCCATCTCAGTTTTTAATTCCACTTGCGTTTGCAAGTAGTTTAGGCGGGATGATGACTTTAATTGGGACACCTCCTAATATCGTCATTAGTGAGGTATTATTAGAATACAACTATGAACCGCTATCTTTTTTTGATTTTACACCGTTAGGATTAGTGGCATTAATTGTTGGGGGGCTATTTCTTTTAGTTACAAGGAATAAGTTGTTGCCGAACCGTCAAACTCGTCGAAATGCACAATCCTCTTTATCCTCTAATGAACTAATTAGTTTTTATGAGTTGCAGAATAAACTTCATTATGTTCGTGTTACCAGCACTTCTAATATTGTGAGTCAAAATTTAGCTGATATTAAACTTTCTGAAAAATATAAAATCACTGTGGTTGAAATTCACCGTAGAATAAACGGACGTTTTATTGGATTGGGACAAAAACAACTGTCCCCTTACTCTAACACCATTTTGCAAGAAAATGATTGTTTACTTTTATTTGGTGATGGGCAAGTAGTTAATCAGTTTATTTCTGACTATAATCTTGAACATGCAAGTAAAGATAATAGGATATTACAAGAAGAACTCGTCTCTAAAAAATTCGGACTATTGGAATTTTTTATCCCCCCTCATTCTAAGTTTCAAAATAAAACTATAGCTGATTTGCACTTTAGAGAAAAATACCATTGCAACGTAGTAGCCATAAACAAAAAAGGAAAGTTCATTGTTTCTAATATAAAAGACGTTAAGTTGAATCTTGGTGACGCTTTATTGGTTCATGGCGATTGGGATGATATCGAGTTATTAGCAAGTGAGAAGTTAGACGTAATTAGTGGAGCAGATGTTTCTAATGAAGCAAAAGCTGCTTATGGCAAAGGAAAGGCACCGATTGCGGCAACCATTATGCTCTTTATGCTTTCTATGATGATATTAGAAATAGTACCCACTGTAGTTGCTGTCATGATTTCTGCATTTTTGATGATCATAACAGGATGTATTAAATCCATTTCAGAAGCATATCAGCAAGTAAATTGGGAGGCAGTCGTATTGTTAGCTGCGATGTTACCAATGGCTACAGCATTAGAAAAAACAGGAGGTATTAAATACATATCGGATGGATTGTTATCTACAATCGGTGAATTAGGAACGTATCCTCTGTTCATTGGGTTCTATCTAATTACGATGTTATTAAGCCAATTTATAAGTAATACAGCTACAGCAGTTATATTTGCTCCCATCGCAATCACAACTGGCATTAATATAGGTGTTAGTCCTTATCCTTTTTTAATGGCTGTTGCCATATCTGCCAGCATGGCATTTGCTACTCCAGTTGCTTCACCTACAAATGCTTTAGTGATGACTGCAGGTGGATATTCTTTTTCTGATTATGTGAAAGTGGGTGTTCCATTACAACTAGTTCTCGGTATAGTAATGCTCATCATGATACCACTGCTGTTTCCATTCTAA
- a CDS encoding BlaI/MecI/CopY family transcriptional regulator, with amino-acid sequence MIPIKDLPKISEAEWKIIKVLWRNSPLTSSEIIDALKKDTSWSPKTIHTLISRLVKKEAIGVKKESRLNSFFPLVTEDECKRVETKSFLEKVYSGSVKMFIANFIKDEKLSQNEIEELKLILEEKKDS; translated from the coding sequence GTGATTCCAATTAAAGATCTCCCAAAAATATCAGAAGCTGAATGGAAAATAATAAAAGTATTATGGAGAAATTCACCATTAACTTCATCTGAAATTATTGATGCATTAAAAAAAGATACGAGTTGGAGCCCTAAAACGATTCATACACTCATTAGTCGTTTAGTCAAAAAAGAAGCGATTGGAGTAAAAAAAGAATCTCGATTAAATTCTTTTTTCCCACTTGTTACTGAGGACGAGTGTAAGAGAGTAGAAACAAAATCATTTTTGGAAAAAGTATATTCAGGTTCCGTTAAAATGTTTATTGCAAATTTCATCAAAGATGAAAAACTATCTCAAAATGAGATTGAAGAATTAAAACTCATTCTTGAAGAAAAAAAGGATTCTTAG
- the glaH gene encoding glutarate dioxygenase GlaH → MIKENLKLFIGKYDTFEVKEHSDHRRLYHIEINNERLNAFFSDNQNVNVQQLEYVPYMRLVIAQSLQSVLGESFSKTIRGILHDRNSGGFTMGMQQQTLEHEQYVLFATALTHLLGGVNFDDMSGKYYARFTVKDTDNSDSYLRQAYRLFTLHTDGTFFEEPTDWLLMMKFAEENAVGGESRLLHLDDWEDLEKFSTHPLATCRIEYKAPSSKNVNKSVYNQTFYEQNGKPCVCFIDQFAYPATLEQAAYLKDFSQSMENSESTVALPLPVGDLVMVNNTFWLHGRAAFEKNPKLHRELMRIRGYFALV, encoded by the coding sequence ATGATAAAAGAAAATTTAAAATTATTTATAGGGAAGTATGATACTTTTGAAGTAAAGGAGCACTCTGATCATCGACGTTTGTATCATATTGAAATAAATAATGAACGATTAAATGCCTTTTTTTCAGATAACCAAAATGTAAATGTTCAACAACTTGAATATGTTCCATATATGAGATTGGTTATAGCTCAATCTTTACAAAGTGTGTTAGGAGAATCTTTTTCTAAAACGATTCGCGGAATTTTACATGATCGTAATTCAGGTGGCTTTACGATGGGTATGCAGCAGCAAACACTAGAACATGAACAGTATGTTTTATTTGCAACCGCACTTACGCATTTGTTAGGTGGGGTTAACTTTGATGATATGTCAGGCAAGTACTATGCTCGTTTTACAGTTAAAGATACCGACAATAGTGATTCATATCTACGACAAGCTTATAGACTCTTTACACTTCACACAGATGGGACATTTTTTGAAGAACCTACAGATTGGTTATTGATGATGAAGTTTGCTGAAGAAAATGCAGTAGGCGGGGAATCACGTTTATTGCATTTAGACGATTGGGAAGACTTAGAGAAGTTTTCTACACATCCATTAGCTACATGTCGTATAGAATACAAAGCCCCATCCAGCAAAAATGTGAATAAATCAGTTTACAATCAAACTTTTTATGAGCAAAATGGAAAACCTTGTGTTTGTTTTATCGATCAATTTGCTTATCCAGCAACGTTGGAGCAAGCTGCCTATTTAAAAGATTTTTCTCAATCTATGGAGAATAGTGAATCTACAGTTGCTTTGCCACTTCCAGTAGGTGATTTGGTTATGGTCAATAATACATTCTGGCTTCATGGTAGAGCAGCTTTTGAAAAAAATCCAAAATTACATCGTGAGTTAATGAGAATTAGAGGTTATTTTGCGTTAGTATAA
- a CDS encoding glycosyltransferase, protein MVKGSMITKIIVVIIFFTILSTPLQASAEGTENAQQDCYSQEVVDLKFELRRLWIDHTWWTRNVIISKLAGLDDKEKALERLLQNQTDIGNAIKPYYGDEAGEELTKLLIDHILIAGNIIDAALREDEVEYEKQNTAWFKNADDIASFLSKANPNWSEEELQDLLYLHLELTRDETVARLEKDWEADIDAFDVGEDHIIKLADTLSEGIIKQFPEQFK, encoded by the coding sequence ATGGTTAAAGGAAGTATGATTACCAAAATAATAGTGGTTATCATCTTTTTCACTATTTTATCGACGCCTTTACAAGCAAGTGCAGAAGGAACTGAAAATGCTCAACAGGATTGTTATAGTCAAGAAGTTGTAGATTTAAAATTTGAACTTAGAAGACTTTGGATAGATCACACATGGTGGACAAGAAATGTGATCATCAGCAAACTTGCTGGCTTAGATGATAAAGAAAAAGCATTAGAGAGATTATTACAAAATCAAACGGACATTGGTAATGCAATCAAACCTTACTATGGGGACGAAGCTGGTGAAGAACTGACTAAACTGCTGATTGATCATATTTTGATCGCAGGTAACATTATTGATGCAGCTTTAAGAGAAGATGAAGTTGAATATGAAAAACAAAATACGGCATGGTTTAAAAACGCCGATGATATTGCCAGTTTTTTAAGTAAGGCAAATCCAAATTGGTCAGAGGAAGAATTGCAAGATTTACTTTACTTGCATTTGGAATTAACAAGGGATGAAACGGTTGCTAGGCTGGAAAAGGATTGGGAGGCAGATATTGATGCATTCGACGTAGGTGAAGATCATATTATTAAACTGGCTGATACTCTTTCAGAAGGGATCATTAAACAGTTTCCAGAGCAGTTTAAGTAA
- a CDS encoding class I SAM-dependent methyltransferase: MGDWHEQAKQTWGQKASDWNESSQHMWEEGSRKTIIPFLKKYMTRGSYIADIGCGDGYGSYKLMKENYKVIGMDISREMIEIANKRSIDGQLAFLQADAVKLPFANHTFDGLMSINCIEWTEHPRETLLELQRVLKPNGILCIGILGPTAHPRQHSFSRLNGKNVICNTMMPWEFARLAQENDWELLDGHGVYKKGVKEELVKDLSIELKQSLTFMWVFILVNKNQRKKD; encoded by the coding sequence ATGGGAGATTGGCATGAGCAAGCAAAACAGACATGGGGTCAGAAGGCGAGCGACTGGAATGAAAGTAGTCAGCATATGTGGGAAGAAGGAAGTCGGAAAACGATCATTCCATTTTTAAAAAAATATATGACAAGAGGAAGTTATATTGCAGATATTGGCTGTGGCGATGGTTATGGCTCTTATAAATTAATGAAAGAAAACTATAAAGTTATTGGCATGGATATTTCTCGGGAAATGATCGAAATTGCCAACAAACGAAGTATAGATGGTCAACTCGCATTTCTTCAAGCAGATGCTGTTAAACTTCCTTTTGCAAATCATACATTTGATGGTTTGATGTCTATAAATTGCATCGAATGGACAGAGCATCCTAGAGAAACGTTATTAGAATTACAAAGAGTTCTAAAGCCCAATGGAATACTATGTATAGGTATTTTAGGGCCTACCGCTCATCCAAGGCAGCATAGCTTCTCAAGATTGAATGGTAAAAATGTGATTTGCAATACAATGATGCCGTGGGAATTTGCTAGGCTGGCTCAAGAAAACGATTGGGAATTACTTGATGGACATGGTGTATATAAAAAAGGGGTTAAAGAAGAATTAGTTAAAGATTTATCAATTGAGTTAAAACAATCCCTTACATTCATGTGGGTGTTTATACTGGTCAATAAAAACCAACGAAAAAAGGATTGA
- a CDS encoding NINE protein, producing MNQKLSKKDLTLEELAFLESEMLKKVKSKEAAWGLWAGLSFFGAHRFFTEDYKYASVMLTTTILPLITIILLVGSNISGIFFAVSIFFLIGSVVWSWIDAFFLNSRITKLNDDIEQTIIYEISNGRG from the coding sequence TTGAATCAGAAATTAAGCAAAAAAGATCTTACACTTGAAGAACTAGCCTTTTTGGAATCAGAAATGCTAAAAAAGGTGAAGAGTAAAGAAGCGGCTTGGGGTTTATGGGCAGGATTATCATTTTTTGGGGCTCATCGGTTTTTTACTGAAGATTACAAATATGCAAGTGTGATGCTTACAACTACAATATTACCATTAATTACCATCATCCTTTTAGTTGGTTCAAATATTTCAGGAATATTTTTTGCTGTTTCTATATTTTTTTTGATAGGTTCTGTTGTTTGGAGTTGGATTGATGCTTTTTTCCTTAATTCAAGAATAACCAAGTTAAATGACGACATTGAGCAAACTATTATATATGAGATTTCAAATGGTAGAGGTTGA
- a CDS encoding class I SAM-dependent methyltransferase produces MPNHTEIYKHKAETYYKLISKQNNLVYTIEKIRPIKGLDIVDLGAGTGRLASVLAEEAKSIIALDASQEMLNITKKRLKKAGFTNWKTIVSDLRKLPLQDQSADLVVAGWSICYLGSENNPYWEQDIYKVIKEMKRVLRSNGTIIIFETHGTGVTSPAPPDFLKKYYTALVDDYGFSHQCIRLDYTFDHINQAEELTRFFFGNDLADKVVRENLVQLPECARFCGCKYN; encoded by the coding sequence ATGCCAAACCATACTGAAATTTACAAACATAAAGCAGAAACATATTACAAATTAATATCAAAACAAAACAATCTAGTGTACACCATTGAAAAAATACGACCTATTAAAGGGTTAGATATTGTTGATCTTGGAGCAGGTACAGGTAGACTGGCTTCTGTACTAGCAGAGGAAGCAAAATCAATTATTGCACTTGACGCTTCTCAAGAAATGTTAAATATAACGAAGAAAAGACTAAAGAAAGCGGGATTCACAAATTGGAAAACAATCGTTTCAGATCTTCGAAAACTCCCTCTTCAAGATCAAAGCGCTGATCTCGTCGTAGCAGGGTGGAGCATTTGTTATTTAGGAAGTGAAAACAATCCATATTGGGAGCAAGATATTTATAAAGTGATAAAAGAAATGAAACGAGTATTGAGAAGCAATGGAACAATCATCATATTTGAAACACATGGTACGGGTGTAACATCTCCTGCACCTCCAGATTTTTTGAAGAAATATTATACTGCTTTAGTTGACGATTATGGTTTTTCACATCAATGTATTAGACTTGATTATACTTTTGATCATATTAACCAGGCCGAGGAGCTAACACGTTTTTTCTTTGGGAATGATTTAGCGGATAAAGTAGTGAGAGAGAATCTTGTACAGTTACCTGAATGTGCGAGGTTTTGTGGTTGTAAATATAATTAA
- a CDS encoding DUF3870 domain-containing protein, protein MNKTVMLAGHAKLPQGMAASELHQTLTVTIEADKKYWVIIDASCTLATGHAQHFFGQLLKGYSLMEGTEPIIHRIEKHYYGKAQSALISAVKDAHKQYLLINNKSMI, encoded by the coding sequence ATGAACAAGACAGTCATGTTAGCTGGTCATGCAAAACTACCACAGGGGATGGCAGCAAGTGAATTGCATCAAACACTGACGGTTACGATTGAAGCAGATAAAAAATATTGGGTGATTATAGATGCTTCTTGTACATTAGCTACAGGTCATGCACAGCATTTTTTTGGTCAGTTGTTAAAAGGGTATAGTTTGATGGAAGGGACTGAACCGATCATTCATCGAATTGAAAAACACTACTACGGTAAGGCACAGTCTGCACTTATTTCTGCGGTAAAAGATGCTCATAAGCAATATTTATTAATTAATAACAAATCAATGATCTAA
- the lhgO gene encoding L-2-hydroxyglutarate oxidase, which translates to MDDITIIGGGIVGLSTAYALSERFPHARLRVIEKENQWAKHQTGNNSGVIHSGIYYQPGSLKAKFAKAGSQQMKDFCEKYDINYDPCGKVIVATKEAELPLMKYLYDRGIANGLDISMIGPDQLKEEEPYVEGLQAIKVPQAGIVDYKQVCETLVLLLKNHGAEMLLNTEVIDILEYEQKVEIITNEKEFNTSFVVNCGGLHSDRLTKMTGLKPDLQIVPFRGEYYELKPEKHYLVKNLIYPVPNPDFPFLGVHFTRMVNGGVEAGPNAVLSLKREGYRKTDFDLKDFSEVMRFRGFWKLAVKYWQEGAKEMWRSYSKKAFVKSLQELIPSIQENDLEPAPSGVRAQALQSNGKLVDDFFIVSGKRSIHVCNAPSPAATACFPIGSKIAVQVPEAESSEIFMSKP; encoded by the coding sequence ATGGACGATATTACGATCATAGGTGGAGGGATTGTGGGGTTATCTACTGCATATGCTTTAAGCGAGCGATTTCCTCATGCTAGGTTAAGAGTCATAGAAAAAGAAAATCAATGGGCAAAACATCAAACTGGGAATAATAGTGGAGTCATCCATTCAGGAATTTATTATCAACCTGGGAGCTTAAAGGCTAAGTTTGCAAAAGCAGGCAGTCAACAAATGAAAGACTTTTGTGAAAAATATGATATTAACTATGATCCTTGTGGGAAAGTGATTGTGGCAACGAAGGAAGCGGAGCTACCACTCATGAAATACTTATATGATCGTGGAATAGCCAACGGACTGGACATTTCCATGATTGGACCTGATCAATTAAAAGAGGAGGAACCTTATGTTGAGGGTTTACAGGCTATCAAAGTACCACAAGCAGGGATCGTAGATTATAAACAAGTATGTGAAACTTTAGTTTTATTGCTTAAAAACCATGGTGCAGAAATGTTGTTAAATACAGAAGTAATAGATATCCTAGAATATGAGCAAAAAGTAGAAATCATCACTAATGAGAAGGAGTTTAATACAAGTTTTGTTGTAAATTGCGGGGGTCTGCATAGTGATCGACTTACAAAAATGACAGGTTTAAAACCAGACTTGCAAATTGTTCCTTTTCGTGGAGAATATTATGAATTAAAACCTGAGAAACACTACCTGGTAAAAAATTTAATTTATCCTGTTCCTAACCCAGACTTTCCATTTCTAGGCGTTCATTTTACTCGAATGGTGAATGGAGGAGTAGAAGCGGGACCAAATGCGGTGCTTAGCTTAAAAAGAGAAGGTTATCGAAAAACAGATTTCGATTTGAAAGATTTTTCAGAAGTTATGAGATTTAGAGGGTTCTGGAAGCTCGCAGTAAAGTATTGGCAGGAGGGTGCGAAAGAGATGTGGCGCTCCTATAGTAAAAAAGCTTTTGTGAAAAGTTTACAAGAATTAATTCCTTCGATTCAAGAAAATGATTTAGAACCCGCACCTTCTGGAGTTAGAGCGCAAGCATTACAATCCAATGGTAAGTTAGTGGATGATTTTTTTATTGTAAGTGGAAAAAGAAGTATTCATGTGTGTAATGCACCTTCCCCTGCAGCTACTGCTTGTTTTCCAATTGGAAGCAAGATTGCCGTACAAGTACCAGAAGCAGAATCATCTGAAATATTTATGAGCAAGCCATAA
- a CDS encoding DUF3600 domain-containing protein, which translates to MNLENRLREALQNKGESLIPKPQLKTKVMIEISRTHEKGSRRMKKRLLVSVLIALLIIPTSAFAYQTFLADELYGSFENVKKHITTATMESFLLFNAKLSQAKGDLGKEKYDQFKEILSVITDAKLEYSNKYGNIDYDQVPQEEMLKIKMALMEIQPYFDKLNGQPSTYEVLTPEEYELYIESLITYEKIKAQSQADTNKGRITIEMIPEDLQDEFLKARDFMTYVNEKQQQQSVNINQ; encoded by the coding sequence ATGAATCTTGAAAACAGATTAAGAGAAGCTCTACAGAATAAAGGGGAGAGCCTGATCCCTAAACCACAATTAAAAACGAAGGTAATGATTGAAATTTCACGGACACATGAGAAAGGAAGTCGTAGAATGAAAAAACGTTTATTAGTTAGCGTTTTAATTGCTCTATTGATTATTCCAACAAGTGCATTTGCTTATCAAACTTTTTTAGCAGATGAATTGTACGGATCATTTGAAAATGTAAAAAAACATATAACAACAGCAACGATGGAAAGTTTTTTACTTTTTAATGCAAAACTATCACAGGCAAAAGGGGATTTAGGAAAAGAAAAATACGATCAGTTTAAGGAAATATTAAGCGTTATAACAGATGCTAAACTTGAGTATTCCAATAAATATGGAAATATTGATTATGACCAGGTACCTCAGGAAGAAATGTTGAAAATTAAAATGGCGTTAATGGAAATTCAGCCCTATTTTGATAAGTTAAATGGACAGCCGTCGACTTACGAAGTATTAACTCCAGAGGAATATGAATTATATATTGAATCACTGATCACTTATGAAAAAATCAAAGCCCAGAGTCAAGCAGATACAAATAAAGGTAGGATAACTATTGAAATGATACCTGAGGATTTACAAGATGAATTCCTAAAAGCAAGAGACTTTATGACTTATGTAAATGAAAAACAACAACAGCAAAGCGTCAATATAAACCAATAA
- a CDS encoding TM2 domain-containing protein, protein MAILQKQGLTSEDLQLLNSEMLKKQKSSGVTWLLWFFTGGIGGHRFYLGKTGTAVAMLLTLGGLGIWTFIDLFLLNGMIKTTNENIENDLISEIRLYKDAEQNSAVSV, encoded by the coding sequence ATGGCAATTTTACAGAAGCAAGGACTAACTTCAGAAGATTTACAACTATTAAATTCAGAAATGTTAAAGAAACAAAAGTCATCTGGTGTAACTTGGTTATTATGGTTCTTTACTGGAGGAATAGGGGGGCATCGGTTTTATTTAGGAAAAACAGGTACGGCAGTTGCAATGTTATTGACACTCGGAGGATTGGGAATATGGACATTTATAGACCTATTTCTACTAAATGGTATGATAAAAACTACTAATGAAAATATTGAAAATGATTTAATCTCTGAAATACGATTATATAAAGATGCAGAACAAAATTCTGCTGTAAGTGTTTAA
- a CDS encoding sigma-70 family RNA polymerase sigma factor, with product MEEEREYNELIDRTLSGNTQAYAELYEKTIQNVYSNVYFLLDDKDDVDDVVQDTYVQVYCSLRKYDRDRPFKPWILGIMMRQIRTYRRKRWMHFRNVKKAEVYAQTTEHDFSNEIVDRQFNEKLLNSVNDLPYKLKQVVILHYLNEYSQEEVASILEIPLGTVKSRIHAALKKLRQKGQHYGDILRKVGNV from the coding sequence GTGGAGGAAGAAAGGGAATACAATGAGCTCATTGATCGTACACTTTCTGGCAATACGCAAGCTTATGCAGAGCTTTACGAAAAAACCATTCAGAATGTGTATAGTAACGTATATTTTTTATTAGATGACAAAGATGATGTGGATGATGTAGTGCAGGATACTTATGTACAGGTGTATTGTTCTCTTCGTAAATATGATAGGGATAGACCGTTTAAGCCATGGATCTTGGGTATTATGATGAGGCAAATCCGTACTTATAGACGTAAAAGATGGATGCATTTTCGTAATGTAAAAAAAGCAGAGGTTTATGCTCAAACAACTGAACATGATTTTTCAAATGAAATCGTTGATAGGCAATTCAACGAGAAACTTCTAAATTCAGTAAATGACTTACCGTATAAACTCAAACAAGTTGTGATCCTTCACTATTTAAATGAATATTCGCAGGAAGAGGTAGCTAGCATTTTAGAAATTCCTCTTGGGACAGTGAAGTCTAGAATTCATGCGGCTTTAAAGAAGCTACGTCAAAAAGGGCAGCACTATGGCGATATTTTAAGAAAAGTGGGGAATGTATGA
- a CDS encoding helix-turn-helix domain-containing protein — MNSNVTNKSMGVLKLNDRDKSYHLSRYTPSLETSFFIKHFWRVKWDLTDKEPFWQDVIPNPCVNLVIEKNKTGIFGPAKNMFSYPVKGKGCVFGVKFKPGGFYPFIKQSVSDLIDHPMDVQNVFAIDSRTLEKAVLSLPNEEKMVEYLESVICEKLPKKDENVRFINEIIDVIIENKEITKVDHVCEQIRINKRKLQRIFQQYVGVSPKWVIKLYRLQNAAEMIDHNLNHDWLKLSMDLGYYDQSHFIKDFKNIIGKTPDEYAR, encoded by the coding sequence ATGAATTCAAATGTAACTAATAAAAGTATGGGGGTTTTGAAGTTAAACGATAGAGATAAAAGTTATCACCTCTCACGTTATACTCCTTCATTAGAAACTAGTTTTTTCATAAAACACTTTTGGAGAGTTAAATGGGATTTAACAGATAAAGAACCATTTTGGCAAGATGTCATTCCGAATCCTTGCGTTAATTTAGTCATTGAAAAAAATAAAACTGGGATATTTGGACCTGCAAAAAATATGTTCTCCTATCCTGTAAAAGGAAAGGGGTGTGTTTTTGGAGTCAAATTCAAACCAGGAGGGTTTTATCCTTTTATTAAACAATCAGTTTCTGATTTAATCGACCATCCTATGGACGTTCAGAATGTATTCGCTATTGATTCTCGGACACTTGAGAAAGCTGTTCTGTCCCTTCCTAATGAAGAAAAAATGGTTGAATACTTAGAAAGTGTCATTTGTGAAAAACTACCTAAAAAAGATGAGAATGTAAGATTTATAAATGAAATCATCGATGTAATAATTGAAAACAAAGAAATTACGAAAGTAGATCATGTTTGTGAACAGATTCGCATAAATAAAAGAAAGTTACAGAGAATATTCCAACAATATGTAGGAGTCAGCCCTAAATGGGTGATTAAACTTTACCGCCTTCAAAATGCAGCTGAAATGATTGACCATAATTTAAATCATGACTGGTTGAAACTATCGATGGATCTTGGCTATTATGATCAATCTCACTTTATAAAAGATTTCAAAAACATCATTGGTAAAACACCTGATGAATATGCTCGCTGA
- a CDS encoding SRPBCC family protein, which translates to MNNLKLKYEFYIDAQPEEVWNTLISPEGTRKTFFGCVIKSTFKKGDSLSYVGPGKEGDETIHVYGEVLAFEPNKVFSYMEHPGSSYHANHEELESRVTFTLESVGKCTKLTLVNDQWTANHPAYENTEQHWWMILSNIKTVTETGNVLDFGW; encoded by the coding sequence ATGAATAATCTTAAACTTAAATATGAATTTTACATTGATGCTCAGCCAGAGGAAGTTTGGAATACTTTAATATCACCAGAAGGCACTCGTAAAACTTTTTTTGGATGTGTGATAAAATCCACCTTTAAAAAAGGGGATTCGTTATCGTATGTAGGACCTGGTAAAGAAGGGGACGAAACAATCCATGTGTATGGAGAGGTATTAGCATTTGAGCCTAATAAAGTGTTTAGTTATATGGAACACCCTGGTTCTTCTTATCATGCCAATCATGAAGAGCTCGAGTCAAGAGTTACTTTTACATTGGAGTCAGTTGGTAAATGTACAAAATTGACATTGGTGAATGATCAGTGGACAGCTAACCACCCTGCTTATGAAAATACGGAGCAACATTGGTGGATGATTCTTAGTAATATAAAAACAGTGACAGAAACGGGGAACGTATTAGACTTTGGTTGGTAG